One window from the genome of Carnobacteriaceae bacterium zg-84 encodes:
- a CDS encoding phage tail protein translates to MYRIYADNDLIYNPLIPEYTIIEGRLNSSLNTVGTLTFTIPKSNPSYGQIQYMKSIITLYDDDRLLFRGRVFSPSVDLFQTETVECESDLAFFNDSVLEPYDFRNRRVEDVLQDVLLSHNAQVSSDKQFKLGYVTVTNDTAKGNIVRSSSDYTSTWSFLRDKLLKELGGYFYVRYQVDGVYLDYVNDLNDVNHQTIEQTINLLDAKREWFSDELATIVIPLGSKITDDDTDTERYVTIESVNHGDKALRDEHAIALYGEITKVTHHDYITDPTNLLSAGRKDLADSVLLISKITLTAADLSKAGEAVDAFGLGQKLKVKIPSLNIDERMLVSQLSLDLLHPESSTLSIGIEEKTLTVTQFHTEHSIETIYQNLQEHMKELNTAAIVRAIREANSYIQQSANEIKLDVSEKYYNKEKADELLSAVQTMMTQTSDAISFQFYQYQQLQETLYGANARQFTELSRYIRFENGHIILGEQNSPIVLRIENERIVFLQGGVESAYWHNRKFYAVDGEYLQSLKLGKFAFMPRSTGNLSFTKVVN, encoded by the coding sequence ATGTATCGCATTTATGCCGATAATGATTTAATCTATAATCCCCTCATTCCAGAGTATACCATTATTGAAGGGAGATTGAACAGTTCGTTAAATACGGTCGGGACATTGACCTTTACGATACCTAAAAGCAATCCGTCTTATGGTCAAATCCAGTATATGAAATCCATCATTACGTTATATGACGATGATCGGTTGCTTTTTAGGGGACGTGTTTTCTCACCTAGTGTTGATCTTTTTCAAACAGAAACCGTTGAATGTGAGAGTGACTTAGCCTTCTTCAATGACAGTGTGCTTGAACCGTATGATTTTAGAAATAGACGTGTTGAAGATGTGTTACAGGACGTGTTACTCAGTCATAATGCACAAGTTAGTTCAGATAAACAATTTAAATTAGGATATGTGACGGTCACCAATGATACCGCAAAGGGGAACATCGTCCGTTCATCTAGTGATTACACATCCACTTGGTCTTTTTTAAGGGATAAACTGTTAAAAGAACTGGGTGGCTATTTTTATGTCCGCTATCAAGTAGATGGTGTGTACTTGGATTATGTCAATGATTTGAATGATGTGAATCATCAAACCATAGAACAAACCATCAATTTATTGGATGCCAAACGAGAATGGTTTAGTGACGAACTCGCTACGATTGTGATTCCTTTAGGCAGTAAGATAACAGATGACGATACGGATACGGAACGCTATGTGACGATTGAATCGGTTAATCATGGCGATAAGGCGCTTCGAGATGAGCATGCGATAGCACTTTACGGAGAGATTACTAAAGTGACCCATCATGACTACATCACAGATCCAACGAATTTGCTTAGTGCAGGACGTAAAGACTTAGCGGATTCTGTTCTATTGATTAGTAAGATAACATTAACGGCTGCTGATTTGTCTAAAGCAGGAGAGGCAGTTGATGCCTTTGGCTTAGGGCAAAAGCTAAAAGTAAAGATTCCAAGTCTTAACATTGATGAGCGGATGCTTGTCAGTCAACTATCCCTTGATTTACTTCATCCAGAAAGTAGTACTTTGTCCATTGGGATTGAAGAAAAAACGCTGACCGTGACACAGTTCCATACGGAGCATTCAATTGAAACGATTTATCAGAATTTACAAGAACATATGAAAGAGTTGAATACAGCAGCGATTGTTCGAGCCATTCGTGAAGCCAATTCGTATATTCAACAATCAGCCAATGAAATCAAACTGGACGTATCCGAGAAATACTACAACAAAGAAAAAGCAGATGAACTGTTGAGTGCGGTTCAAACGATGATGACACAAACATCAGATGCCATTTCTTTTCAGTTTTATCAGTATCAACAGTTACAAGAGACCTTATACGGTGCTAATGCGAGACAATTTACAGAACTCAGCCGTTATATTCGCTTTGAAAATGGGCACATTATTTTAGGTGAACAAAATAGTCCCATTGTGCTTCGCATTGAGAATGAGCGCATTGTCTTTTTACAAGGTGGTGTGGAGAGTGCCTATTGGCATAATCGAAAATTCTATGCGGTAGATGGAGAGTATCTGCAAAGTTTAAAATTGGGTAAGTTTGCTTTTATGCCAAGATCAACAGGTAATTTAAGTTTTACAAAGGTGGTGAATTAA
- a CDS encoding phage tail tape measure protein yields the protein MANRIKGITVEIGGDTTGLDKSLKSVNSTIKNTQSALKDVNRLLKIDPKNTELLAQKQKLLQQAIHETSIKLNALKEADKQAKTQLANGELGQDKYDALQREIIETEQSLSKLQEEFKKVPNVVALSVKEVGDKLKNIGDKTQEIGTKLSTHLTLPLVGIGAASISAFNEVDAGLDTIVTKTGASGEALEDMQGIMERIATSIPTDFETAGAAIGEVNTRFGVTGKQLEELSTQFIKFAQLNNVDVSTAIDNTQKVIAAFGLTTEDTGALLDTMNAVGQRTGISMDTLSSVMVTNAASLQQLGFSASDAANFLGNVEMSGADTSQVMTGLTKALTNATAEGKPLNDALSDIQNRMVHAKSDTEGLQVAYELFGKRAGGAIYQACKNGSLNFSELGTSLQDNMGSVETTFENTIDPIDSFQTTMNQLKIVGADVGNTLMTILKPMLEKLATVFKNIKSGWDSLSPGMKEAITTFGVIVATVGPILVVAGKIITAIGTITGVLSPLIGLLTGTSAATAAVGVAGGASAAGTTAAGVAAGGAATGFGALHLSLLPIIGIIAGIVAAIAGIILVIKNWGAITEWFKDVWGTITQTVTTVVQNMSTYFMTAWNGIVSFFTTTWETIKAILDVGLQFLVSLIQGAFALITLPFQFIWENCKEVILSVWEGIKGIVDSGIQAVSSVISSVMSVIQEILSSIWQSISTTISTVLSMIQNVVSTVFQTIKGVTSTVWNGIKSTVGTALDGIKTAVSTVFHSVSSTVGSIFNGIKTTATNVWNGIKSAITTPIEAAKNTVKKAIDAVVGFFAGMKISFPKIKLPHFSIKGSFSILPPSVPSLSIDWYKEGGIMTRPTLFGMNGTSLMAGGEAGHEAILPLKGFYYHLDKLFQEKMGGNEMIEKYLAIIAENSTQAIYLDDGTLVGRLLPSIDSGLGKMAVRRARG from the coding sequence ATGGCAAATCGTATCAAAGGGATAACTGTTGAAATTGGTGGGGATACAACAGGGTTGGATAAGTCACTTAAGTCTGTAAATAGTACTATTAAAAATACGCAGTCTGCATTAAAGGATGTAAATCGGCTATTAAAAATTGATCCAAAGAATACGGAGTTACTGGCGCAAAAACAAAAACTCCTCCAACAAGCTATTCATGAAACGAGCATCAAATTAAATGCATTAAAAGAAGCAGACAAACAAGCCAAAACGCAACTGGCAAATGGCGAACTAGGGCAAGATAAGTACGATGCTCTGCAACGAGAAATCATTGAAACCGAGCAGTCTTTATCTAAGTTACAAGAAGAGTTTAAGAAAGTGCCGAATGTGGTGGCATTATCGGTAAAAGAAGTAGGGGATAAACTGAAAAATATTGGTGATAAAACACAAGAAATTGGCACAAAGTTATCTACTCACTTAACTTTACCACTTGTTGGCATTGGTGCGGCGTCTATTAGTGCTTTTAATGAAGTAGATGCTGGACTCGATACGATTGTGACTAAAACTGGCGCAAGTGGTGAAGCACTTGAAGACATGCAAGGGATTATGGAACGTATCGCCACCAGTATTCCGACAGACTTTGAGACAGCTGGTGCCGCCATTGGTGAAGTCAATACGCGTTTTGGTGTAACAGGTAAACAACTAGAAGAACTATCTACTCAGTTTATCAAGTTTGCACAACTGAATAATGTAGACGTATCTACCGCAATCGACAACACACAAAAAGTGATTGCAGCCTTTGGTTTAACGACTGAAGATACAGGGGCATTATTGGATACGATGAATGCAGTCGGTCAGAGAACAGGCATCAGTATGGACACTTTATCCAGTGTCATGGTTACCAATGCCGCCTCGCTCCAACAACTCGGCTTTTCAGCCAGTGACGCTGCCAACTTTCTAGGGAATGTGGAAATGTCCGGAGCTGATACGTCACAAGTGATGACCGGATTAACCAAGGCATTAACAAACGCTACTGCAGAAGGTAAGCCACTAAACGATGCCTTATCGGATATTCAAAATAGGATGGTCCATGCCAAAAGTGATACGGAAGGGCTACAAGTGGCGTATGAATTGTTTGGTAAACGAGCAGGAGGGGCGATTTATCAAGCTTGTAAAAATGGGTCACTGAACTTTAGTGAATTAGGGACGTCTTTACAAGATAATATGGGTTCAGTTGAAACGACCTTCGAAAACACCATTGATCCAATTGATAGTTTTCAAACAACGATGAACCAATTAAAAATTGTCGGTGCCGATGTCGGTAATACGTTAATGACGATTCTAAAACCCATGCTTGAAAAATTAGCGACAGTGTTTAAAAATATCAAATCTGGATGGGATAGTTTATCTCCTGGTATGAAAGAAGCGATTACAACCTTTGGTGTGATTGTCGCAACAGTAGGACCAATCCTTGTCGTAGCGGGTAAAATAATCACAGCCATCGGAACGATTACAGGTGTTCTTAGTCCATTGATTGGTTTATTAACTGGAACCAGTGCTGCTACTGCAGCTGTTGGGGTTGCAGGAGGAGCCAGTGCGGCAGGAACAACGGCAGCTGGGGTTGCAGCTGGTGGAGCAGCAACTGGATTTGGTGCATTACATCTTTCTTTATTACCCATTATTGGTATTATTGCAGGTATTGTCGCAGCCATCGCTGGTATTATTTTAGTGATTAAAAACTGGGGAGCGATTACGGAATGGTTTAAGGATGTATGGGGAACCATCACACAAACGGTTACAACAGTTGTGCAGAATATGTCCACCTACTTTATGACGGCTTGGAACGGTATTGTCTCTTTCTTTACGACCACTTGGGAAACGATTAAGGCTATTTTAGATGTTGGCTTACAATTTTTAGTGTCTTTAATACAAGGTGCCTTTGCCCTTATCACTTTACCTTTTCAGTTTATTTGGGAAAACTGTAAAGAGGTGATTCTATCGGTATGGGAGGGCATTAAAGGAATTGTTGATAGTGGTATTCAAGCCGTATCTAGTGTAATCAGTAGTGTTATGAGTGTTATCCAAGAGATTCTATCTTCGATATGGCAATCCATCAGCACAACAATTTCAACGGTCTTATCAATGATTCAAAATGTGGTGTCAACTGTGTTTCAAACGATTAAAGGTGTCACCAGTACGGTATGGAATGGCATCAAGTCTACTGTTGGCACTGCTCTTGATGGTATAAAAACCGCTGTTTCAACGGTATTTCATTCTGTTTCTAGCACAGTAGGCAGTATTTTTAATGGCATTAAAACAACGGCAACAAATGTATGGAATGGCATCAAATCAGCCATTACCACACCGATTGAAGCTGCCAAGAATACTGTCAAAAAAGCTATTGATGCAGTGGTGGGATTCTTTGCTGGAATGAAGATTAGTTTTCCAAAGATAAAACTGCCACATTTTAGTATTAAGGGAAGTTTTTCAATCCTCCCTCCATCTGTACCGAGCTTATCCATTGATTGGTATAAAGAAGGTGGGATTATGACACGACCAACATTGTTTGGTATGAATGGCACTTCCTTAATGGCAGGAGGCGAAGCAGGGCATGAAGCGATTCTTCCGTTAAAAGGATTTTATTATCACTTGGATAAACTGTTTCAAGAGAAAATGGGAGGCAATGAGATGATTGAAAAATACTTAGCGATTATCGCAGAAAATAGTACACAAGCCATCTACTTAGATGATGGGACATTGGTTGGACGATTACTCCCAAGTATTGATAGTGGACTGGGAAAAATGGCAGTAAGGAGGGCTAGAGGATGA
- a CDS encoding phage tail protein, which yields MGNKVKYNLKNVHAAKLTKSPEGTFTYGTPKPILGAVSISLEAEGESSPFYADGIVYFRSTSNNGYSGDLEIALIPEWFRTEILNEELDKNGVLVEKATVKETEKFALLFEFDGDEKAIRHVLYNCSTSRPSIESETKEESISPGTEKLTLTADPREDGLVKSRTGDTTQDTAYQNWYKAVYVPTAQTVSSPSR from the coding sequence ATGGGAAACAAAGTCAAATACAATTTAAAGAATGTTCATGCCGCAAAACTCACGAAAAGCCCTGAAGGGACATTTACTTATGGCACACCTAAGCCCATTTTAGGGGCTGTTAGTATTAGTTTAGAAGCAGAAGGCGAATCCAGTCCATTTTATGCCGATGGGATTGTTTACTTTAGGTCGACATCCAACAATGGATATAGTGGGGATTTGGAAATTGCCTTAATACCTGAGTGGTTTAGAACAGAAATCTTGAATGAAGAATTGGATAAAAATGGTGTTTTGGTTGAAAAAGCAACGGTAAAAGAAACCGAGAAATTTGCCCTGTTATTTGAATTTGATGGGGATGAAAAAGCGATTCGTCACGTTTTATATAATTGTTCAACCTCTCGCCCATCGATTGAATCAGAAACAAAAGAAGAGTCGATTAGTCCAGGGACGGAAAAGTTAACCTTAACAGCAGATCCTAGAGAAGATGGGTTAGTGAAATCACGCACTGGAGATACCACACAGGATACAGCCTATCAAAATTGGTACAAAGCAGTTTATGTACCAACAGCTCAAACAGTAAGTAGTCCATCACGATAG
- a CDS encoding HK97 gp10 family phage protein has product MKVKLDDLAQVIQKELEQYQKLTNEQIKVTVKEVGQETKARMQSTAPKRSGRYRNSWVVTTTKENRNSMNVVVHSRNQYQLTHLLEFGHAKRNGGRTTAIPHIAQAEQEAVTSFENKVKEILENG; this is encoded by the coding sequence ATGAAAGTAAAGTTAGATGATTTAGCTCAAGTGATTCAAAAAGAACTCGAGCAGTATCAAAAGCTAACCAATGAGCAGATTAAAGTAACGGTTAAAGAAGTTGGTCAAGAAACAAAAGCACGTATGCAATCTACTGCCCCTAAAAGAAGTGGTCGGTATCGTAACAGTTGGGTAGTAACCACCACAAAAGAAAATCGTAACAGCATGAATGTTGTGGTGCATTCAAGAAATCAGTATCAACTCACACACTTATTAGAATTTGGTCATGCCAAACGAAATGGGGGGCGAACGACAGCGATACCCCATATTGCACAAGCAGAACAAGAAGCAGTCACGTCTTTTGAAAATAAAGTAAAGGAGATTTTAGAAAATGGTTAG
- a CDS encoding phage head closure protein: MKVSLLNTRITIQVTTIETDDIGNQTEVWKELYSCYATVSSESPLEQTATGAVWDHTKLDFTIRYASEVAQLDSTHFRVVFDHHLYNIKGVDHMNHKKKAIKLHCQRVER, translated from the coding sequence ATGAAGGTGAGTTTATTGAATACTAGAATCACCATACAAGTAACAACTATTGAAACAGATGATATTGGCAATCAAACAGAGGTATGGAAAGAGCTGTATTCGTGTTATGCGACCGTCAGTAGTGAAAGTCCACTGGAACAAACGGCAACAGGTGCTGTATGGGATCATACTAAACTTGATTTTACGATTCGGTATGCCTCTGAAGTGGCACAGTTAGACAGTACCCATTTCCGAGTTGTTTTTGATCATCATCTTTATAACATTAAAGGGGTAGACCACATGAATCACAAGAAAAAAGCCATCAAACTGCATTGTCAACGGGTGGAGAGATGA
- a CDS encoding phage gp6-like head-tail connector protein — MGLTLDDVKQYLRIDSSDDDSLLESLMATAKHLCMHILRVDDLSSTLLLSEEVHTAMLYAIAYLYEHREEANHKDLTLTLRSLLFGLRKVDF, encoded by the coding sequence GTGGGTTTAACATTAGATGACGTCAAACAGTACTTAAGAATTGATTCGAGCGATGATGACTCACTGCTTGAATCTTTGATGGCAACTGCTAAACATTTATGTATGCACATTTTGAGAGTGGATGATTTGTCGTCTACTCTTTTATTGTCAGAAGAAGTTCATACAGCCATGCTTTATGCCATTGCCTATTTATATGAACACCGAGAAGAAGCCAACCATAAGGACTTAACCTTGACATTAAGAAGTTTATTGTTTGGGCTTAGAAAGGTGGACTTTTAA
- a CDS encoding phage major capsid protein, translating into MSKLLDMIEKRNIAWEGAKAFVEANKDKDGLLTEEQTKQYQEMEQRVMNFSKEIDRLQREEQLDKLMEKPINTPIKEKPRQEAIEEKTGRASQEYKTSMLQALRSNFKQVSNVLQEGVDADGGYLVPEEYDSRLIQVLEDENIVRSLATVITTAGNHKINIAGSSPAAAWIDEGAALSFGEATFSQMLLDAHKLHVAIKVTEELLYDSAFNLESYITEQFGKALANAEEDAFLNGDGNNKPTGIFHESNGGTFLDKVTAIKADDVINLIHALKRPYRKNAVFITNDKTIAQIRKFKDSNGAYIWQPSYQQGEPDRLLGYPIYTSAFAPENAIAFGDFSYYNIGDRGARSFKALTELFAGNGMIGYVAKERVDGKLIVKEAVQILSTQG; encoded by the coding sequence ATGAGCAAGTTATTAGACATGATTGAAAAAAGAAATATTGCATGGGAAGGTGCGAAAGCCTTTGTGGAAGCAAACAAAGATAAAGACGGGTTACTTACCGAAGAACAGACCAAACAGTACCAAGAAATGGAACAAAGAGTAATGAACTTCAGTAAAGAAATTGACCGTCTGCAACGTGAAGAACAATTGGATAAATTGATGGAAAAACCCATCAATACACCGATTAAAGAAAAACCAAGACAAGAAGCTATCGAAGAAAAAACAGGACGTGCTAGTCAAGAATACAAAACGAGTATGCTTCAAGCCTTACGTTCCAACTTTAAACAAGTATCGAATGTCCTACAAGAAGGTGTGGATGCCGATGGTGGGTATTTAGTACCAGAAGAGTATGATAGTCGCTTAATTCAAGTGTTAGAGGATGAAAATATTGTTCGTTCTTTAGCCACAGTCATTACAACAGCAGGCAATCATAAAATAAACATCGCCGGTTCAAGTCCAGCAGCGGCTTGGATTGACGAAGGAGCAGCATTATCCTTTGGAGAGGCGACGTTTAGTCAGATGTTATTAGATGCCCACAAACTGCATGTGGCCATTAAAGTGACAGAAGAATTACTGTATGATAGCGCCTTTAACTTGGAAAGTTATATCACTGAACAATTTGGTAAAGCACTGGCTAATGCAGAAGAAGATGCCTTTTTAAATGGTGATGGGAACAACAAGCCAACAGGTATTTTCCATGAAAGCAATGGTGGTACGTTCCTAGATAAAGTGACAGCAATTAAAGCCGATGATGTGATTAATTTGATTCATGCCTTGAAACGTCCATATCGTAAAAATGCGGTGTTCATCACAAACGATAAGACCATCGCTCAAATTCGTAAGTTCAAGGATAGTAACGGCGCCTACATTTGGCAACCAAGCTATCAACAAGGGGAACCGGACAGATTGTTAGGGTATCCGATTTACACCTCTGCTTTTGCACCAGAAAATGCAATCGCCTTTGGGGACTTTAGTTATTACAACATTGGAGATCGTGGTGCTCGTTCCTTTAAAGCCTTAACGGAGTTATTCGCAGGGAATGGGATGATTGGTTATGTGGCAAAAGAACGTGTAGATGGTAAGTTGATTGTCAAAGAAGCTGTTCAGATTTTAAGTACACAAGGGTAA
- a CDS encoding Clp protease ClpP — protein MPVRKFWNWKTNNKDEHLLFLNGTIAEESWFDDDVTPRLFKSELDKHQGDITVWINSPGGDCIAAAQIYNMLMNHKGEVVIKIDGIAASAASVIAMAGTKVLMSPVSMMMIHNPMTIAFGDKEHMKQAISMLDEVKESIMNAYEIKTGLNRQKLSNMMDGETWMNVHKAIELGFCDGLLEREGNETIEVVVVSNAYSKMVVENSLKEKLVEKCHIQPKINTAQSQDLLDRLNLIKNWR, from the coding sequence ATGCCAGTGAGGAAGTTTTGGAATTGGAAAACAAACAATAAGGATGAACATCTATTGTTTTTAAATGGCACGATTGCAGAGGAGTCTTGGTTTGATGATGACGTCACGCCAAGACTTTTTAAATCGGAATTAGACAAGCATCAGGGAGATATTACCGTGTGGATTAATTCGCCAGGTGGGGATTGTATCGCGGCTGCTCAAATTTACAACATGTTAATGAACCATAAAGGAGAAGTAGTCATCAAAATTGATGGGATTGCCGCAAGTGCCGCATCGGTGATTGCCATGGCAGGGACAAAGGTGTTGATGAGCCCCGTTTCCATGATGATGATTCATAATCCTATGACGATTGCTTTTGGAGACAAAGAGCATATGAAACAAGCCATTTCTATGTTGGATGAGGTAAAAGAATCCATTATGAATGCCTATGAAATCAAAACAGGTTTAAATCGTCAAAAACTATCCAATATGATGGATGGTGAAACGTGGATGAATGTTCATAAAGCCATTGAATTGGGATTTTGTGATGGGTTACTCGAGCGAGAGGGCAATGAAACAATTGAGGTAGTTGTCGTATCAAACGCATATTCAAAAATGGTGGTTGAAAATTCACTCAAAGAAAAATTGGTTGAAAAATGTCACATTCAGCCAAAAATCAACACAGCACAGTCGCAAGATTTACTAGACAGACTTAACTTAATCAAAAATTGGAGGTAA